The stretch of DNA CAGGTAAGAAACCCTGATGATTGTTTACAACTGACACATCTTCAAACTCAGGGCTGCACACTGACTTTGTGCTGATGTGTACGTTTATAACTGGGttgagttttgtttaaatgttaaatttgACTTTgttccttccatccatccatcgtctaccgcttatccgggatcgggtcgcggggggcagcagctccagtaaggaaccccaaactccccttctctgggccacatcctccagctccgactggggatcccgaggcgttcccagtgaggagatataatctctccaccgagtcctgggtcttccccggggtctcctcccagctggacgtgcctggaacgcctccctagggaggcgcccaggtggctccttactagatgaaccacctcaactggctcctttcaacgtaaaggagcagcggctctactccgagtctctcacggatggctgagcttctcaccctatctctaagggagacgcaagccacccgtctgagaaaacccatttcggccgcttgtacccgtgatctcgttctttcgttcatgacccagccttcatgaccataggtgagggtaggaacgaagatcgaccggtatattgagagctttgccttctggctcagctctcttttcgtcttttctccggccaatctctcgctccatcatctcctcactcgcgaacaagaccccgaggttacttgaactccttcacttggggtaagggctcattttGTTCCTTGTTCCATTTTATTGTTTCCTCCACATGTAGAGCAGCAGAAATAATGTTGGGACTCCCTTTCTGTGAAGCCGTTGATATCTGGGCGCTGGGCTGTGTGATGGGGATCATGATGTTTGGCTTTGAGCTCttcccaacaacaacagactacGATGCAGTAAGTAGTTTACTATAACAGTCTTGGCTGCAGTCTTTCTGCTGAGGAAGGTTCCTAACAGAGAAGCCGGTAGTGTTTGAGTGGCAGCCATCATAAACACTGAAGTCTCTAAATGATGATGAAGGAGCTCCAATGCCTCCTGTCTTATCTCTTGTAGCATCAGGTccactggaccatcctttatCAAAGGGAACAACATCATGAAGATAATTCCTTCAACAGACGTAATCGTTTGGACAGTTTGagtgttttatactttaatacAACAAGTGAGCACATTAAAGGGGGGACAGGATTTCTTCTATAGGAACAAACATGTCTCTGCTGCAGAAGTCAGTGTGAGATCATCCTGACATGTTATCCAAGCTCACTCTGCACTAACATTGTACCAACACACTGCTTCTTGTTTTCACTCATTCATTTGCTTTACATTCTCATCGCTTTCTATTATCCACGTTTCTTATCTGTGTTTCTCGGTGCCTAGaattacttttagttttttgctcgtctgtattgtaaatgttttatttccaagTTGAAACAAAGCTTTGGAAGGATTGACTTTATTCCAGTAGAACAAGCACTGCTGCATTAACTCACTGTCCCTGCATGGACAGCTTTGGTTGGTTTTCTAACGATTGGCTCTTGAAAGTGTCTATAATCCAtaaacaatgtttgtttttattatttaacctttatttaaccaggactATTTGAGATCAGAATCTCTTTTACAAGACAGCAGCAATAAACAAGTTTCACATGCAACAGAGTTCAAGCAGAACAGCAAGAAGTGcaaacaacagcaaacacatttgacagaaaagaaacaaacagcatcaataagacacaaacagagaattCCATAAAGAAGAAATGAGCAGCTGTCAGCAACAGGACATGTTAGTGGTCATAGAGTTCTTAATCTGCTTTATAAAAGAATCTACTTTAAGGAGTCAGTGTCGCTCACAGCAGCTGCAAACACGTTCAAAGCACTTTCTGTGAAGACAGTGTTGGAGGACGTGCAGTGATGTGAGAGCCTTCGCTTCTTCTTATGAACCTACTGACCATCTCCACAATCTGCTTCTCCCTCGCTTCTCTACGGAGCTTTATATCACCATCAGCTCAAAGTGTGCTGCGCTTTGTCTCcagctcctcttcatcatcgACCTCCTGGGTCCGCCGCCGCAGCACCTCATGAAGGCTGCACAGAAatctaaagtgtgttttaagaaGAAGACAGACTGTGGTCAGTGGAGGCTCAAGGTACAGCACCCTTAAGAGTGTTTCTACTctttcattaagaaaatacatgcATCTCAAACACTTGAACCTTCTTTCAGACACCTGAGGAGTATTGGGGTCCCGATCTTTCATCACATGACGACAGGAAGTACACGTTCCGCTCTCTGGACGAAGGGAAATGGTCGGTGTGTGAGCTGGGCCGCAAAAAGTGCCTTAAATGAAGCGTCATGTTGAGGAAGGTTACGTCTTGCCTGGACTTGACGACTGTTGTATTTTCCACTTGTTTTCCTAAACTAGCTGTGTCTGGAGCAGGACAACGTGACAGAGGCTGATGAGAGGGGGAGTGCATGAGCTGTTGAAGGAGATGGTCGCGTGGGATGAGAGGGAGCGGACTCACTCCCGCATGCTGTTCCTCAACCATCCTTTCATTACCAAGGAGCTACATCCACAAGCACTCCCGCCTCAGCTACCTGGTGGAGGCATTTGGATCTGCTGTTGCATATATCAGGACATTAGTAGACATTACAACAAACATTAACGAGCATTCAAGGGCAAAGAGCAAGAGAACTCttataaaatgattaatttagATATTAATTTCAAAACAGTCAATGAAGCTCCAATAGAATAAGGACAGGTTTAAAGAGTTGAAAGTTAGAGGCAGGTTGAGAAAGAATTAACTAATTTATGATTTCTAGAAGAGCAGCGGTTGCAGAGTGTCAGTTTTTGTgtgagtgctgtgtgtgtgtgtgctgtgtgtgtgtgtgttggtgtgtgtgtgtgtgtgtgtgtgtgtggtggtgtgtatgtgtgtgtgtgtgtggtgtgtccaACAATCACCATCTGGTGTGTTGAATAAA from Cottoperca gobio unplaced genomic scaffold, fCotGob3.1 fCotGob3_447arrow_ctg1, whole genome shotgun sequence encodes:
- the LOC115006045 gene encoding homeodomain-interacting protein kinase 4-like; protein product: MFSSQAKPGRILQTPQYRAAEIMLGLPFCEAVDIWALGCVMGIMMFGFELFPTTTDYDALLFIIDLLGPPPQHLMKAAQKSKVCFKKKTDCGQWRLKTPEEYWGPDLSSHDDRKYTFRSLDEGKWSVCELGRKKCLK